In Natrinema amylolyticum, the following are encoded in one genomic region:
- a CDS encoding CBS domain-containing protein, whose protein sequence is MGQTDRETVEDVMSTPLETISGDATVMEATKRMRETDINALVVRTSPRAIISSTDVLDAVADGRDVTELAVSDVMTTDVETATPDLYMEEVAAMMTTYGIKHLPVVDDDYVGMVSSTDVTAHLS, encoded by the coding sequence ATGGGACAGACTGACAGGGAAACCGTCGAAGACGTGATGTCAACGCCACTGGAAACGATTTCGGGCGACGCGACGGTGATGGAAGCCACGAAGCGGATGCGCGAGACGGACATCAACGCGTTGGTCGTTCGAACCTCGCCGCGGGCGATCATTAGCAGTACGGACGTGCTCGACGCCGTCGCCGACGGCCGAGACGTCACGGAGTTGGCGGTGTCCGACGTGATGACGACCGACGTCGAGACCGCCACCCCGGACCTCTACATGGAAGAGGTCGCCGCGATGATGACCACCTACGGCATCAAACACCTCCCGGTCGTCGACGACGACTACGTCGGGATGGTCTCCTCGACCGACGTCACCGCTCATCTCTCATAG
- a CDS encoding DEAD/DEAH box helicase family protein translates to MTRASSDDATPIELRYEDGTIRIDGLGESSVSPSALRSSVPALEADSRTDGWRVPAGSYAVLRAAIAETAAAVDDRVLDLAPLPELRSAYELRDYQATALEAWLETDRWADGPALESDSRTDDWRAPAGVLELPTGSGKTVIALKAIERLSVPTLVVVPTIDLLEQWQRELEREFDVPIGRFGGGEQRLEPITISTYDSAYLKADSVGDRFGLVVFDEVHHLGGEGYREIARLLAAPARLGLTATFERPDGAHEVIKEIVGPLVRRVDVDELAGDHLANYDVKRLAVSLTPEERAEYDRNQEIFADYLAKSGIDMRSGSDYQELVKRSGSDPEAREALLARQRARELMLGSENKLSALAGILDEHRGERTIIFTAHNDLAYDVSERFLIPTITHQTGAAERREILERFREGTYTRIATSNVLDEGVDVPDANVAVVLSGSGSEREFTQRLGRILRPNADGGRALLYEVVSEETGEERVADRRR, encoded by the coding sequence GTGACGCGGGCATCGAGCGACGACGCGACCCCGATCGAACTCAGGTACGAGGACGGGACGATCCGAATCGACGGCCTCGGGGAGTCGTCGGTATCGCCGTCGGCGCTCCGGTCCTCGGTCCCCGCCCTCGAGGCCGACTCCCGAACGGACGGCTGGCGGGTTCCCGCCGGCAGCTACGCCGTCCTGCGGGCCGCTATAGCGGAGACGGCCGCCGCGGTCGACGATCGCGTCCTCGACCTCGCGCCCCTTCCGGAACTCCGGTCGGCGTACGAACTCCGTGACTACCAGGCGACGGCGCTCGAGGCGTGGCTCGAAACGGATCGGTGGGCCGACGGCCCTGCCCTCGAGTCCGACTCCCGAACGGACGACTGGCGAGCGCCCGCCGGCGTCCTCGAACTGCCGACCGGTAGCGGGAAAACGGTCATCGCGCTGAAAGCGATCGAACGGCTCTCGGTGCCGACGCTCGTCGTCGTCCCGACGATCGACCTGCTCGAGCAGTGGCAGCGCGAACTCGAGCGCGAGTTCGATGTCCCGATCGGTCGCTTCGGCGGCGGAGAACAGCGCCTCGAGCCGATCACGATCTCGACGTACGACTCGGCGTACCTCAAAGCCGATTCCGTGGGCGACCGGTTCGGACTGGTCGTCTTCGACGAGGTCCACCACCTCGGCGGCGAGGGATATCGTGAGATCGCGCGGTTGCTCGCCGCGCCGGCGCGTCTCGGCCTGACCGCGACCTTCGAGCGGCCCGACGGCGCCCACGAGGTGATCAAGGAGATCGTCGGACCGCTGGTCCGCCGGGTCGACGTGGACGAGCTCGCGGGCGACCACCTCGCGAACTACGATGTCAAGCGGCTCGCGGTCTCGCTCACTCCCGAAGAGCGCGCAGAGTACGACCGAAACCAGGAAATCTTCGCGGACTACCTCGCGAAGTCGGGCATCGACATGCGCAGCGGCTCGGACTATCAGGAACTCGTCAAGCGATCCGGCAGCGATCCCGAGGCCCGCGAGGCGCTTCTCGCCCGCCAGCGCGCACGAGAGCTCATGCTCGGCAGCGAGAACAAGCTCTCGGCACTGGCGGGGATTCTCGACGAGCACCGCGGCGAGCGGACGATCATCTTTACGGCTCACAACGATCTCGCGTACGATGTCAGCGAGCGGTTTCTGATCCCGACGATCACCCACCAGACCGGTGCCGCGGAGCGACGGGAGATCTTGGAGCGCTTCCGCGAGGGGACCTACACCCGGATCGCGACCTCGAACGTGCTCGACGAGGGCGTCGACGTCCCCGACGCCAACGTCGCCGTCGTGCTCTCCGGCAGCGGCAGCGAACGCGAGTTCACCCAGCGACTCGGGCGAATCCTGCGGCCGAACGCCGACGGCGGGCGCGCGCTGCTCTACGAGGTGGTGAGCGAGGAGACCGGAGAGGAGCGCGTCGCCGATAGACGGCGGTAA
- a CDS encoding uracil-DNA glycosylase, with translation MTDQPPTDWEFETVFADALEAVPDDQFDPDRFVPGVGPLSADIVLVGEAPGEQEVNQGEPFVGQAGQQLDRALEAIGHERRDLYITNLVKVRPPENRDPHVDEIEAWWPVLEAEIERVDPTVLVPMGSFATAELLDTDETITDLHGREFEREVPRTSDSSSGEGETPRERDERTVVPAFHPAAALYDRSKVDAVESDLRTALESA, from the coding sequence ATGACAGACCAGCCGCCGACCGACTGGGAGTTCGAGACAGTGTTCGCGGACGCCCTCGAAGCGGTGCCGGACGACCAGTTCGACCCCGACCGATTCGTTCCGGGCGTCGGACCGCTGTCGGCGGACATCGTGCTCGTCGGTGAGGCCCCAGGCGAGCAGGAAGTCAATCAGGGCGAACCCTTCGTCGGACAGGCCGGGCAGCAACTGGATCGCGCGCTCGAGGCGATCGGCCACGAGCGGCGGGACCTGTACATCACCAACCTGGTCAAGGTTCGGCCGCCGGAGAACCGCGATCCCCACGTCGACGAGATCGAGGCCTGGTGGCCGGTGCTCGAGGCCGAGATCGAGCGCGTCGATCCGACCGTGCTCGTCCCGATGGGGAGTTTCGCGACGGCCGAACTCCTCGATACCGACGAGACGATCACCGATCTGCACGGACGGGAGTTCGAGCGCGAGGTGCCACGCACCTCGGACTCCTCGAGCGGAGAGGGAGAGACTCCGCGAGAGCGCGACGAGCGGACCGTCGTGCCGGCGTTTCACCCGGCCGCGGCGCTGTACGATCGCAGCAAGGTCGACGCCGTCGAGTCGGACCTCCGGACCGCCCTCGAGTCGGCGTAG
- a CDS encoding glutathione S-transferase N-terminal domain-containing protein — translation MLELYQAEGCPHCGKVREKLTDLGVSYTVHNPRLASGEVRNEQTHGELTELGGQDQIPYLVDTDRQEALYESDDIVDYLEEHYG, via the coding sequence ATGCTCGAACTATACCAGGCGGAAGGCTGCCCCCACTGCGGGAAGGTCCGAGAGAAGCTTACCGACCTCGGCGTCTCCTACACCGTCCACAACCCGCGGCTGGCCAGCGGCGAGGTACGCAACGAACAGACCCACGGGGAACTGACGGAACTCGGCGGGCAGGATCAGATCCCGTATCTGGTCGACACCGATCGACAGGAGGCGCTCTACGAGAGCGACGACATCGTCGACTACCTCGAGGAACACTACGGCTAA
- a CDS encoding DUF3006 family protein, with translation MSETHTAVLDRIVDGETAVLLLEAEGDVIGERIVDVETLPEDGRHEGAVFEVTVEEDALLETTYREEVERDRRESTRERFDRLSERLSDVDRDEE, from the coding sequence ATGAGTGAAACCCACACCGCGGTTCTCGACCGCATCGTCGACGGGGAGACGGCGGTCCTCCTGCTCGAGGCGGAGGGAGACGTGATCGGCGAGCGGATCGTCGATGTCGAGACGCTGCCCGAAGACGGCCGACACGAAGGTGCCGTCTTCGAGGTGACCGTCGAGGAGGACGCCCTGCTCGAGACCACCTATCGCGAGGAGGTCGAACGCGACCGCCGGGAGTCAACGCGGGAGCGGTTCGATCGACTCTCGGAACGACTGTCCGACGTCGATCGGGACGAGGAGTAG
- a CDS encoding gamma carbonic anhydrase family protein, with translation MGTFKTVLETGTAMLRSFDGTEPQVADSAYVDEAAVVIGDVVVEADASVWPNTTLRGDHGTIVVGEGANVQDNAVLHEDAELAPYSTVGHSAIVHDATVAERALVGMNAVVLDGAHVGEGAVVAAGSVVTEGTEIPDSTLVAGAPAEPKTEIDDPHLEATADRYVELSREHAETSERLD, from the coding sequence ATGGGTACCTTCAAGACGGTTCTCGAGACAGGAACGGCTATGCTACGATCGTTTGACGGGACGGAACCGCAGGTAGCCGACTCCGCGTACGTCGACGAGGCCGCGGTCGTCATCGGCGACGTCGTCGTCGAGGCGGACGCCAGCGTCTGGCCGAACACGACCCTTCGCGGCGATCACGGAACGATCGTCGTCGGTGAGGGAGCCAACGTTCAGGATAACGCCGTCCTCCACGAGGACGCCGAGCTCGCGCCGTACTCGACGGTCGGCCACAGCGCCATCGTCCACGACGCCACCGTCGCCGAGCGCGCGCTGGTCGGAATGAACGCGGTCGTCCTTGACGGCGCTCACGTCGGCGAGGGCGCGGTCGTCGCCGCCGGCAGCGTCGTCACCGAGGGCACCGAGATTCCCGACTCCACGCTCGTCGCCGGCGCGCCCGCGGAACCGAAGACGGAGATCGACGACCCCCACCTCGAGGCGACGGCCGACCGGTACGTCGAACTCTCGAGGGAGCACGCGGAGACGTCGGAGCGACTCGACTGA
- a CDS encoding amidohydrolase family protein encodes MERTGTILRGREFEPVEGRVVIDDDGRIEGIEETSVESDDIILPAFVNAHTHIGDSIAKEAGGGLSLEELVAPPDGLKHRLLRDASRDELVTAMEQSLRFMQRAGTAACLDFREGGVEGVHMLEDAASELSIDALSFARGSVDAMRAGDGFGASGANDANFDRERRATAEAGKPFGIHAGEVDESDINPALDLDPDFLVHMVHPKRVHLERVADSEIPIVVCPRSNLVTDVGLSPYEELHERTTLALGTDNVMLNSPSMFREMEFLAKLSELPAAEILRMATVNGAEIADLEYGLVEPGREARLLVLDGDSDNLVGARDPVRAVVRRAGVDDVREVVSGADAADESAS; translated from the coding sequence ATGGAACGAACGGGAACGATTCTCCGCGGCCGCGAGTTCGAACCCGTCGAGGGACGGGTCGTTATCGACGATGACGGCCGCATCGAGGGTATCGAAGAAACGTCGGTCGAGAGCGACGACATCATCCTGCCGGCGTTCGTCAACGCTCACACCCACATCGGCGACTCGATCGCCAAGGAGGCCGGCGGCGGCCTCTCGCTCGAGGAACTCGTCGCGCCGCCGGACGGCCTGAAACACCGGCTGCTCCGGGACGCCTCCCGCGACGAGCTCGTAACGGCGATGGAGCAGTCGCTGCGATTCATGCAGCGGGCGGGGACGGCCGCCTGTCTGGACTTCCGCGAGGGGGGCGTCGAGGGCGTCCACATGCTCGAGGACGCCGCGAGTGAGCTCTCGATCGACGCGCTCTCGTTCGCTCGCGGCTCCGTCGACGCGATGCGCGCCGGCGACGGGTTCGGCGCGAGCGGCGCGAACGACGCCAACTTCGATCGGGAGCGGAGGGCGACCGCCGAGGCGGGCAAGCCGTTCGGCATCCACGCCGGCGAGGTCGACGAGAGCGACATCAATCCGGCGCTGGATCTCGACCCGGACTTTCTGGTGCACATGGTCCACCCGAAACGGGTCCACCTGGAGCGGGTCGCGGACAGCGAGATCCCGATCGTCGTCTGTCCGCGGTCGAACCTCGTGACCGACGTCGGACTGTCGCCCTACGAGGAACTGCACGAGCGGACGACGCTCGCGCTCGGGACGGACAACGTGATGTTGAACTCGCCGTCGATGTTCCGCGAGATGGAGTTCCTCGCCAAGCTCTCGGAGCTGCCGGCCGCCGAGATCCTCCGGATGGCGACGGTGAACGGCGCCGAGATCGCCGACCTCGAGTACGGCCTGGTCGAGCCCGGACGGGAGGCCCGTCTGCTGGTGCTCGACGGCGACTCGGACAACCTCGTCGGCGCGCGGGATCCGGTCCGAGCCGTGGTCCGCCGAGCGGGAGTCGACGACGTTCGCGAGGTCGTCTCCGGTGCGGACGCCGCCGACGAGAGCGCGAGCTAA
- a CDS encoding HD domain-containing protein, whose amino-acid sequence MKIIKDSVHDHIQVDGVARDLLDTPELQRLRRISQLGTVSLVYPSANHTRFEHSLGVYHLACEALEHLSVGGKQAERIHAAALLHDVGHGPFSHNIESLTYRRTGRYHDDVHDLLADGAVGDVLRDHGLEPEAVADLVAGEGRFGQLVSGELDVDRMDYLVRDAHHTGVPYGTIDHGRLVRELTFADGELVLDEGNVQTAESLLVARALMNPTVYSHSVARISKAMLRRAVERLLEVSETDLDAETLQRMDDHDLIAALRSCAETSEFSRRLDQRDLFKRAVWAEMDDVPGGIIEADHETIREFEREISDRAGVDPAHVILDVPSRPSMTESTTRVMVNGDIRRLGQQSPLVEALRAAQYSQWRLGVYSPTDLRDRVGRAAVDVLGLDIDGALVSEVRDGMDATLDQFVE is encoded by the coding sequence ATGAAGATTATCAAGGACAGCGTCCACGACCACATTCAGGTCGACGGTGTCGCTCGCGACCTCCTCGATACGCCTGAACTACAGCGACTCCGGCGTATCAGTCAACTCGGGACCGTCTCCCTCGTCTACCCCTCGGCCAACCACACTCGCTTCGAGCACAGCCTCGGCGTCTACCACCTCGCCTGCGAAGCCCTCGAACACCTCAGCGTTGGGGGAAAACAGGCGGAACGGATCCACGCCGCGGCCCTCCTCCACGACGTCGGCCACGGCCCGTTCAGCCACAACATCGAGTCGCTGACCTACCGCCGAACGGGGCGCTATCACGACGACGTCCACGACCTGCTCGCGGACGGGGCCGTCGGGGATGTGCTGCGGGACCACGGCCTCGAGCCCGAAGCGGTCGCGGATCTGGTCGCCGGCGAGGGCCGGTTCGGCCAGCTCGTCTCGGGCGAACTCGACGTGGACCGGATGGACTACTTGGTGCGCGACGCCCACCACACCGGGGTCCCCTACGGGACGATCGATCACGGTCGGCTCGTCCGAGAGCTCACCTTCGCCGACGGCGAACTCGTCCTCGACGAGGGGAACGTCCAGACCGCCGAGAGCCTGCTGGTCGCGCGGGCGCTGATGAACCCGACCGTCTACAGCCACAGCGTCGCCCGGATCAGCAAGGCGATGCTCCGCCGGGCGGTCGAACGGCTGCTCGAGGTCTCCGAGACGGATCTCGACGCCGAGACCCTCCAGCGGATGGACGATCACGATCTGATCGCGGCCCTGCGCTCGTGTGCGGAGACGAGCGAGTTCTCCCGGCGGTTAGACCAGCGGGACCTGTTCAAGCGGGCGGTGTGGGCCGAGATGGATGACGTGCCGGGCGGGATCATCGAGGCGGACCACGAGACGATCCGCGAGTTCGAGCGCGAGATCAGCGATCGGGCGGGGGTCGATCCGGCACACGTCATCCTCGACGTGCCGAGTCGCCCGTCGATGACGGAGTCGACGACCCGCGTGATGGTCAACGGCGACATCCGTCGATTGGGCCAACAGTCGCCGCTCGTGGAGGCGCTGCGGGCGGCCCAGTACTCCCAGTGGCGGCTCGGCGTCTACTCGCCGACCGACCTGCGCGATCGAGTCGGCCGGGCCGCAGTGGACGTGCTCGGCCTGGACATCGACGGTGCGCTGGTCAGTGAGGTCCGGGACGGGATGGACGCGACGCTGGATCAGTTCGTCGAATAG
- a CDS encoding zinc-binding dehydrogenase, with translation MPAEMTAYVIEEYGDPDVFTETTREIPEPGPDEIRVAVAASSLNPVDYKIRQGALPDFAPELPAILHCDVSGVVDAVGENVEAFEEGDEVYGMPGGAGRQGSLADYVVGHAGTFAHAPESIPLEESAALPVVALTAWELLADKTTVDIGDDVLVYGGSGGVGHVAVQIARWFGADVTATGSSEEKRDLAERLGADATVDYTETDVETYVDEHAGGEGFDVVVDPIGDEHLETAFEAVRPYGTVVTTESSAAQELGLGPMHANSLELGVVLVILPVLLGERQDRIGEELADIAALVDDGAIEPHIDDRFAFDEAAAAHRRGEDGDFRGKLLLVNE, from the coding sequence ATGCCTGCGGAGATGACTGCCTACGTTATCGAGGAGTACGGCGACCCGGACGTCTTCACCGAGACGACCCGCGAGATCCCCGAGCCCGGCCCGGACGAGATCCGCGTCGCGGTCGCTGCGTCCAGTCTCAACCCCGTGGATTACAAGATCCGGCAGGGAGCACTACCCGACTTCGCCCCGGAACTCCCGGCGATCCTCCACTGCGACGTGTCGGGCGTCGTCGACGCGGTCGGGGAGAACGTCGAGGCCTTCGAGGAAGGCGACGAGGTCTACGGTATGCCCGGCGGTGCGGGCCGGCAGGGAAGCCTCGCCGACTACGTCGTCGGCCACGCGGGGACGTTCGCGCACGCGCCGGAATCGATCCCGCTCGAGGAGAGCGCGGCGCTGCCGGTCGTCGCACTCACGGCCTGGGAGCTACTCGCCGACAAGACGACCGTCGACATCGGCGACGACGTGCTCGTCTACGGCGGCAGCGGCGGGGTGGGCCACGTCGCCGTCCAGATCGCCCGCTGGTTCGGCGCGGACGTCACCGCGACTGGCTCGAGCGAGGAGAAGCGCGACCTCGCCGAGCGACTCGGTGCCGACGCGACCGTCGACTACACCGAAACCGACGTCGAGACGTACGTCGACGAGCACGCCGGCGGCGAGGGCTTCGACGTCGTCGTCGATCCGATCGGTGACGAGCACCTCGAGACGGCCTTCGAGGCGGTCCGGCCCTACGGCACCGTCGTGACGACGGAGTCGAGCGCGGCCCAGGAACTGGGCCTCGGACCCATGCACGCGAACTCGCTCGAGCTGGGCGTCGTGCTCGTTATCCTCCCCGTACTACTCGGCGAGCGTCAGGACCGAATCGGCGAGGAACTCGCGGATATCGCGGCGCTCGTCGACGACGGAGCCATCGAACCGCACATCGACGACCGCTTCGCCTTCGACGAGGCCGCGGCCGCACACCGTCGCGGGGAGGACGGGGACTTCCGCGGAAAGTTGTTGCTCGTCAACGAGTGA
- a CDS encoding SHOCT domain-containing protein — MDDRIRGFIANESWLLVAILTFALTSIAGVAGLEALAGAISIVGWFLLTPILLFWGEEVALLLENDEDDDVTDATSSAETAVESDPLEELKRRYAAGEIDDAEFERRLERLVAVDEIPDDAIGSGSVDETTTDTAIVDETPDDTTRAEPLEPNHERDREHDRERERERDR; from the coding sequence ATGGACGACAGGATTCGGGGATTCATCGCCAACGAGAGCTGGCTACTGGTGGCGATCCTGACGTTCGCACTGACAAGTATCGCCGGCGTCGCCGGTCTCGAGGCGCTCGCGGGCGCGATCTCGATCGTCGGATGGTTCCTGCTGACGCCGATCTTGCTGTTCTGGGGTGAGGAGGTCGCGCTGTTGCTCGAGAACGACGAGGACGACGATGTGACGGACGCGACGTCCAGCGCAGAGACCGCCGTCGAATCGGATCCGCTCGAGGAACTGAAACGCCGCTACGCGGCGGGCGAGATCGACGACGCGGAGTTCGAACGCCGACTCGAGCGACTCGTGGCGGTCGACGAGATCCCGGACGACGCGATCGGTTCCGGGTCGGTCGACGAGACGACGACGGACACTGCGATAGTCGACGAGACGCCGGACGACACGACTCGGGCCGAACCGCTCGAGCCCAATCACGAGCGGGACCGCGAGCACGATCGCGAGCGGGAGCGGGAACGGGACCGCTAA
- a CDS encoding Gfo/Idh/MocA family protein has product MTLEVGVLGYRFMGKAHANAMARLPMFFPDAPEIERSVLVGRDEDALSDAADRLGFESVSTDWAEVVDDVDVFYNLGPNHVHREPSIAALEAGTPVFCEKPLAPTLEEADVMAETARAAGNDVPAGCAFNYRFVPAIRYAKRLLEAGELGEIRHVRGRYLQDWLVDPEAPWSWRNDEEMAGSGALGDLGAHTVDLLRFLVGDDDLAGDIERLSGHLQTFVDERPVEDGDETRPVTVDDAYTAQLEFENGAVGTLEGSRFATGHKNDHTIEIHGSKGGLKFSLERLNELEVLREGDRGYETILVTDEDDPYVDHWWPPGHVLGWEHTFVHENYEFLSAVANGDEFEPNFDDGLAAQQVLDAIERSDERGEWVGL; this is encoded by the coding sequence ATGACACTCGAGGTCGGCGTGCTCGGCTATCGGTTCATGGGCAAAGCACACGCGAACGCGATGGCGCGGCTGCCGATGTTCTTCCCGGACGCGCCCGAGATCGAACGTAGCGTGCTGGTCGGCCGCGACGAGGACGCGCTGTCGGACGCCGCCGACCGGCTCGGGTTCGAGTCGGTCTCGACCGACTGGGCCGAGGTCGTCGACGACGTGGACGTCTTCTACAATCTCGGTCCCAATCACGTCCACCGCGAACCGTCGATCGCTGCACTCGAGGCCGGAACGCCGGTCTTCTGCGAGAAGCCGCTCGCGCCGACGCTCGAGGAGGCCGACGTGATGGCCGAGACGGCACGCGCAGCGGGGAACGACGTGCCCGCCGGCTGTGCGTTCAACTACCGCTTTGTGCCGGCGATCCGGTACGCGAAGCGGTTGCTCGAGGCGGGCGAACTCGGCGAGATCCGCCACGTTCGTGGACGCTATCTACAGGACTGGCTGGTCGACCCCGAAGCCCCGTGGTCGTGGCGCAACGACGAGGAGATGGCAGGGTCGGGCGCGTTGGGCGATCTCGGCGCGCACACGGTCGACCTGCTTCGGTTCCTGGTCGGCGACGACGACCTCGCGGGCGATATCGAACGGCTCAGCGGCCACCTGCAGACGTTCGTCGACGAGCGCCCCGTCGAAGACGGCGACGAAACCCGCCCCGTCACCGTCGACGACGCCTATACCGCCCAACTCGAGTTCGAGAACGGCGCCGTCGGGACGCTCGAGGGATCGCGCTTCGCGACGGGCCACAAGAACGACCACACGATCGAGATCCACGGCTCGAAGGGGGGTCTCAAATTCTCGCTCGAGCGACTGAACGAACTCGAGGTGCTCCGCGAGGGCGACCGCGGCTACGAGACGATCCTGGTCACCGACGAAGACGACCCCTACGTCGACCACTGGTGGCCCCCGGGTCACGTGCTGGGCTGGGAGCACACCTTCGTCCACGAGAACTACGAGTTCCTCAGCGCGGTCGCGAACGGCGACGAGTTCGAGCCGAACTTCGACGACGGACTCGCCGCCCAGCAGGTGCTCGACGCGATCGAACGGAGCGACGAGCGCGGCGAGTGGGTCGGCCTGTAG
- a CDS encoding nitroreductase family protein translates to MQDSLETRRELGDEVAAHREPDHDIDPLFVNRWSPRAMTGEPLDESEYLPLFEAARWAPSAFNNQHWRFLYASREDDEWDTFVDLLGEGNRAWATDAAVLAVIVSKTTFDHNGEPAPVHSFDTGAAWENLALEGARRGLAVHGMAGFDYERAAEELDVPDEFAVEAMAAIGERAPPETLPEELRERERPSDRKPLEEIVHRGGFE, encoded by the coding sequence ATGCAAGACTCTCTCGAGACGCGACGCGAACTCGGTGACGAGGTCGCCGCACACCGCGAGCCCGACCACGACATCGATCCGCTGTTTGTCAATCGCTGGTCGCCGCGTGCGATGACCGGCGAGCCGCTGGACGAGTCGGAGTACCTTCCGCTGTTCGAAGCCGCCCGCTGGGCGCCCTCCGCGTTCAACAATCAACACTGGCGATTCCTCTACGCGAGCCGCGAGGACGACGAGTGGGACACCTTCGTCGACCTGCTGGGCGAAGGGAACCGGGCGTGGGCGACCGACGCGGCCGTTCTCGCGGTCATCGTCTCGAAGACGACGTTCGATCACAACGGCGAGCCGGCTCCCGTCCACTCCTTCGACACCGGTGCGGCCTGGGAGAACCTCGCGCTCGAGGGCGCGCGCCGCGGGCTGGCCGTCCACGGAATGGCCGGCTTCGACTACGAGCGCGCGGCCGAGGAACTCGACGTCCCCGACGAGTTCGCGGTCGAGGCGATGGCCGCGATCGGTGAGCGCGCACCACCGGAAACGCTTCCAGAAGAGCTCCGGGAACGCGAGCGGCCGAGCGACCGCAAGCCGCTCGAGGAGATCGTCCACCGCGGCGGCTTCGAGTAA
- a CDS encoding methionine synthase has protein sequence MSNENKDQFRQPDHESDHFLLTTVVGSYPKPKWLNRAKELYEDEDADFDEDNWQEAKDDAARLITDEHERAGLDVVVDGEMRRNEMVEFFAHRIEGYEFNGPVKVWGHNYFDKPSVVSEVEYDDSWLVDEYEFTAEASDRPVKVPITGPYTLANWSFNEAYEDDDELTLELADLVNEEIEKLVDAGARYIQIDEPALATTPDDHAIVGEALEHIVADIPEEVRIGLHVCYGDYSRIYPEILEFPVDEFDLELANGDYEQLDVFKDPEFSKDLALGVCDAHVAEVESVEQIEANIKKGLEVVPPEQLVVSPDCGVKLLPRDVAYGKMANMVQAARNVEADLDAGEIDVERGAPTPADD, from the coding sequence ATGAGCAACGAGAACAAAGATCAGTTCCGACAGCCCGATCACGAGTCCGACCACTTCCTGCTGACGACCGTCGTCGGCTCCTACCCGAAGCCCAAGTGGCTCAACCGCGCAAAGGAGCTCTACGAGGACGAGGACGCGGACTTCGACGAGGACAACTGGCAGGAAGCGAAAGACGACGCCGCGCGCCTGATCACGGACGAACACGAACGCGCCGGCCTCGACGTCGTCGTCGACGGCGAGATGCGACGCAACGAGATGGTCGAGTTCTTCGCCCACCGGATCGAGGGCTACGAGTTCAACGGCCCGGTCAAGGTCTGGGGCCACAACTACTTCGACAAGCCCAGCGTCGTCAGCGAGGTCGAGTACGACGACTCGTGGCTCGTCGACGAGTATGAGTTCACCGCCGAGGCGAGCGACCGCCCGGTCAAGGTCCCGATCACGGGCCCATACACCCTCGCGAACTGGTCGTTCAACGAGGCCTACGAGGACGACGACGAGCTCACGCTCGAGCTCGCCGACCTCGTCAACGAGGAGATCGAGAAGCTCGTCGACGCCGGCGCTCGCTACATCCAGATCGACGAGCCCGCGCTCGCGACCACGCCCGACGACCACGCCATCGTCGGCGAGGCCTTAGAGCACATCGTCGCCGACATCCCCGAGGAGGTCCGCATCGGCCTCCACGTCTGTTACGGCGACTACTCCCGCATCTACCCCGAGATCCTCGAGTTCCCGGTCGACGAGTTCGACCTCGAACTCGCCAACGGCGACTACGAGCAACTGGACGTGTTCAAGGATCCCGAATTCTCCAAGGACCTCGCGCTCGGCGTCTGTGACGCTCACGTCGCCGAGGTCGAGTCCGTCGAGCAGATCGAGGCGAACATCAAGAAGGGCCTCGAGGTCGTACCGCCGGAACAACTCGTCGTCTCGCCGGACTGCGGCGTGAAGCTGCTGCCCCGCGACGTCGCCTACGGTAAGATGGCGAACATGGTGCAGGCGGCCCGGAACGTCGAGGCCGACCTCGACGCGGGCGAGATCGACGTCGAGCGCGGTGCGCCGACGCCCGCCGACGACTGA